A region of Halalkaliarchaeum desulfuricum DNA encodes the following proteins:
- a CDS encoding SHOCT domain-containing protein, which produces MGTGWGIFGGGLFVWPLLLVGIVALAIYWAGNQRDNSNGEQADPARAELRERYARGEINDEEFEDRLQTLRDTR; this is translated from the coding sequence ATGGGTACTGGCTGGGGGATATTCGGTGGTGGACTGTTCGTCTGGCCGCTATTGCTGGTCGGAATCGTTGCCCTGGCGATCTACTGGGCCGGAAACCAACGCGACAACAGCAACGGAGAACAGGCAGATCCTGCCCGTGCAGAACTTCGGGAACGGTACGCGCGTGGCGAGATCAACGACGAAGAGTTCGAAGACCGACTGCAGACGCTGCGCGATACGCGGTGA
- a CDS encoding sulfurtransferase TusA family protein codes for MTEMSEPDLTIDSRDASCPGPLMDLIGKVKTLESGTVVELLTTEPNSTTDIPEWLEEAGHDLLGIDERDGHWNISLEVN; via the coding sequence ATGACAGAAATGTCCGAACCAGACTTGACGATAGATTCGCGAGACGCATCGTGCCCCGGTCCGCTGATGGATCTCATTGGGAAAGTGAAGACGCTCGAGTCCGGCACCGTTGTCGAACTCCTGACGACCGAACCGAACTCCACGACGGATATCCCAGAGTGGCTTGAAGAAGCTGGCCATGACCTGCTCGGTATCGACGAGCGAGACGGCCACTGGAACATCTCCCTGGAGGTTAACTGA
- a CDS encoding DUF1641 domain-containing protein encodes MSETDDNLTTEATDATQTDLEGLEELVAENPDEIARFFDRLGVVNDLLDAAELATAAMDDRMVQTLSSTTTNLGAAADGLATEEVASVGEATGENADDLAEAIETLARLQRSGTLDDLTAFADIAALASNALDDEMVTELAATGTSLGEVADTAADDDVARTLESLLTAVGEAGSEPPEPVGPLGFVKSLREANVRAGLGFFLSLARSIGRVSR; translated from the coding sequence ATGTCCGAGACCGATGACAACCTCACGACCGAGGCCACCGACGCTACGCAGACGGACCTCGAGGGGCTCGAAGAACTTGTCGCCGAGAACCCCGATGAGATCGCCCGGTTCTTCGATCGACTCGGCGTCGTCAACGACCTGCTCGACGCCGCGGAGCTCGCGACGGCCGCGATGGACGACCGAATGGTCCAGACGCTGTCTAGCACCACGACGAACCTCGGCGCCGCGGCCGATGGACTGGCGACCGAGGAGGTCGCCTCGGTCGGCGAGGCAACCGGCGAGAACGCCGACGACCTGGCCGAGGCGATCGAGACGCTTGCCCGCCTTCAGCGATCGGGCACTCTCGACGATCTAACCGCATTCGCTGACATCGCCGCGCTCGCGTCGAATGCGTTGGATGATGAGATGGTGACCGAACTCGCTGCCACCGGAACCAGTCTCGGAGAAGTGGCCGACACCGCGGCCGATGACGACGTCGCCCGCACTCTCGAGTCACTACTCACGGCCGTCGGCGAGGCTGGTTCCGAACCGCCCGAGCCCGTCGGCCCACTCGGATTCGTCAAATCGCTGCGCGAAGCGAATGTCAGGGCTGGACTCGGATTTTTCCTTTCGCTGGCGAGGTCGATTGGGCGAGTGAGCCGGTAG
- a CDS encoding Ig-like domain-containing protein: protein MRFWGDDRAQALQVGAVLLFGFLIVGLAVYQVSVVPEENRQVEFDAYQDAASDMADLRGDVLTSATRDVTTTRSVKTGARYPPRVVFVNPPPATGSLGLGDSTTVTIENAHAINSEDTNTQEYWNGTAREFETKPARFTPSYSNFEGLPVVVTGESSFRDAGDNLVPVGGQTLLQGDRLQLIAIDGEMDANGLETQVTTEPISAAERTVVVEGEGDEDIVVEIAPGGDPDAWNETFGERLLDREDVVAVEARDETVAVTLDGDRAYRLRLGKVELRERGDVVSADEPGVAYVVAKSDENSTIAQGSSKQLRVEVRDAFNNPKSGVDVEFESDDGTLTPTETVSTEDGEASTTFEPSAGFTGEAEIVATVPDAGDGVDEKTFTVNVIDPEGGEDTGSGLNPNEPTRVALTGAETTQNTDWVDITLQNNGDNVRSVDFARVNFYYLDTPGRGGDGGRDMPETATFTDPEREPSLSVGGSFESLSEPIDLEANDETTLRLEFDESVEGGDFFILSVIYEDGESATYFVAPR, encoded by the coding sequence ATGAGGTTCTGGGGGGACGACCGCGCGCAGGCGTTGCAGGTCGGAGCCGTGCTCCTGTTCGGCTTTCTGATCGTCGGGCTTGCCGTCTATCAGGTTTCGGTCGTCCCCGAGGAGAACCGCCAGGTCGAATTCGACGCCTACCAGGACGCCGCCAGCGACATGGCCGACCTCCGGGGTGACGTGCTTACGAGCGCCACTCGGGACGTAACGACTACGCGGTCGGTCAAGACTGGCGCGCGATATCCTCCCAGAGTGGTCTTCGTGAATCCGCCGCCCGCCACCGGTAGCCTCGGGCTCGGCGATTCGACGACGGTAACAATCGAGAACGCCCATGCTATCAATTCCGAAGACACCAACACCCAGGAGTACTGGAACGGCACCGCACGGGAGTTCGAGACCAAACCGGCCCGGTTTACCCCCTCCTACAGCAACTTCGAGGGGCTCCCGGTCGTTGTGACCGGCGAGTCATCGTTCCGGGACGCTGGCGATAATCTTGTTCCGGTCGGTGGACAGACGCTCTTGCAGGGTGACCGACTCCAGTTGATCGCGATCGACGGCGAGATGGACGCGAACGGCCTGGAGACGCAGGTGACGACCGAGCCCATAAGTGCCGCCGAACGCACGGTCGTCGTCGAGGGCGAGGGCGACGAGGACATCGTCGTCGAGATCGCACCCGGTGGGGATCCGGACGCCTGGAACGAGACGTTCGGCGAGCGCCTGCTCGATCGGGAGGACGTCGTCGCGGTCGAGGCCCGGGACGAGACGGTCGCGGTGACGCTGGACGGCGATCGGGCCTACCGGCTTCGGCTGGGCAAGGTCGAACTCCGCGAACGCGGTGACGTCGTGAGCGCCGACGAACCTGGAGTCGCCTACGTCGTGGCGAAAAGCGACGAAAACTCGACGATCGCCCAGGGATCGAGCAAGCAACTGCGCGTCGAGGTGCGGGACGCGTTCAATAATCCGAAGTCCGGAGTTGATGTCGAGTTCGAGTCAGATGATGGAACGCTTACGCCTACGGAAACCGTTTCGACGGAGGACGGTGAGGCGAGCACGACGTTCGAGCCAAGCGCAGGCTTTACCGGTGAAGCGGAGATCGTTGCGACTGTACCCGACGCCGGCGATGGCGTCGACGAGAAGACGTTCACCGTGAACGTAATTGATCCGGAAGGCGGAGAGGATACAGGGTCTGGTTTGAATCCGAATGAACCAACCCGAGTAGCGTTAACGGGAGCCGAAACCACTCAGAATACTGACTGGGTGGATATCACGTTACAAAACAACGGTGATAACGTTCGATCAGTCGATTTCGCACGGGTCAACTTCTACTACCTCGATACCCCTGGACGTGGAGGAGACGGTGGGAGGGACATGCCGGAAACTGCCACATTCACGGATCCCGAACGGGAACCGTCACTCTCGGTTGGTGGAAGTTTCGAAAGCCTGAGTGAACCGATTGATCTGGAGGCCAACGACGAGACAACCCTCCGGCTTGAGTTCGATGAGTCGGTCGAAGGGGGCGACTTTTTCATCCTCTCAGTCATCTACGAGGACGGTGAATCGGCGACGTACTTCGTTGCGCCGCGCTGA
- a CDS encoding SHOCT domain-containing protein: protein MAENNDLIRVLVLIVAIVLLFPVLMMLFAWPLLGMWGGGHMWDGLMWNGAGASWMWLVVWLVPLLILLGVGYLLYRAFTRSDSEETDTALEELRIAYARGDLSEEEFEKRRERLQRDKETRG from the coding sequence ATGGCCGAGAATAACGACCTTATCCGAGTTCTTGTACTCATCGTTGCGATAGTGCTCCTCTTTCCGGTCCTGATGATGCTTTTTGCATGGCCACTGCTGGGGATGTGGGGTGGCGGACACATGTGGGATGGCTTGATGTGGAATGGGGCAGGAGCATCGTGGATGTGGCTCGTGGTGTGGTTGGTTCCGCTGTTGATCCTTCTCGGTGTTGGATACCTCCTGTATCGGGCGTTTACTCGTTCTGATAGCGAAGAAACCGACACCGCGCTCGAAGAATTGCGGATCGCCTATGCGCGCGGTGATCTTTCCGAGGAAGAATTCGAAAAACGTCGCGAGCGTCTCCAACGTGACAAGGAGACAAGAGGTTGA
- a CDS encoding DUF7521 family protein, which yields MHTELIIAKLVVIALGLLIAGQAYRSYRRGNGQPMLFVAIGFTFISLGSVLEGIFFELDLLTIYQASAIQTGIVAVGMLFVFYSLYGGSMRYTIVFRDEENQ from the coding sequence ATGCATACCGAACTCATAATCGCCAAACTGGTTGTCATTGCACTCGGATTACTCATCGCTGGACAGGCCTATCGGAGTTACCGCCGTGGAAATGGGCAACCGATGCTGTTCGTTGCTATCGGATTCACATTTATTAGTCTCGGGTCGGTCCTCGAAGGGATTTTCTTCGAGTTGGACCTGTTGACAATTTATCAGGCGAGCGCAATTCAGACTGGAATCGTTGCCGTTGGAATGCTGTTCGTTTTCTACTCATTATACGGAGGATCGATGCGGTATACAATCGTCTTCCGAGACGAGGAAAACCAATAA
- a CDS encoding SHOCT domain-containing protein — MQSLQSAARTGRTVLVVSLTLLIGATGSAVAQVGSGAYGGGMMNDGWGWGLFGGWGFLWLLLLVGIAAFVVSVMVSVISGSERAQDGNQPDQGYEVLRKQYARGNLSDEEFERRRGKLQN, encoded by the coding sequence ATGCAATCACTACAATCGGCTGCACGAACTGGACGTACGGTACTCGTCGTCAGTCTCACACTCCTCATCGGTGCCACGGGATCCGCCGTGGCCCAAGTGGGGAGTGGTGCATACGGCGGCGGGATGATGAACGATGGCTGGGGTTGGGGACTGTTCGGTGGCTGGGGCTTTCTTTGGCTCCTGCTGCTCGTCGGAATTGCCGCCTTCGTGGTTTCTGTGATGGTTTCTGTGATCAGCGGTAGCGAACGGGCACAGGACGGCAACCAACCTGACCAGGGCTACGAAGTGTTACGTAAACAGTACGCCCGCGGGAACCTCTCCGACGAGGAGTTCGAACGACGTCGCGGAAAACTCCAGAACTAG
- a CDS encoding ArsR/SmtB family transcription factor — protein MGEPEPEDAFKLLCDDYARQILAHLSNQPMVAEEIGEKCEGSDSTVYDRLDQLHSLGLVSEELQIDPQGHHRKRYETILNSVHITFTEGRYEIQLEIEEDAPDRFAGMWGRMRRD, from the coding sequence ATGGGCGAACCGGAACCTGAAGACGCTTTCAAACTCCTGTGTGACGACTACGCCCGACAGATTCTCGCCCATCTGAGTAACCAACCGATGGTAGCCGAAGAGATCGGAGAAAAGTGTGAAGGTTCTGATTCGACAGTGTACGATCGATTGGACCAACTCCATTCACTGGGTCTCGTGAGCGAAGAGCTCCAAATTGACCCGCAAGGCCACCATCGGAAACGATACGAAACGATACTCAATTCGGTTCACATCACCTTCACGGAGGGAAGATACGAAATTCAATTGGAGATTGAAGAAGACGCTCCAGATAGATTTGCCGGAATGTGGGGCAGAATGCGGAGGGATTAA
- a CDS encoding type II toxin-antitoxin system VapC family toxin produces the protein MSDGSAPVFDTSSLVAVLLDDDTPGLPVLFDGHVLDLTFYEAGNVLWKVHALQDRTSPEEHAEFVSLIPDLRREMVVHDLDEIGFEAVMDVATRTELTFYDAAYVVCAEDLETTLVTEDRELCEVDSTTVSTTRLRDLS, from the coding sequence ATGAGCGATGGGTCCGCTCCCGTATTCGACACGAGCAGTCTCGTCGCCGTGTTGCTCGACGACGACACGCCGGGGCTTCCGGTGCTGTTCGACGGCCACGTTCTCGACCTGACGTTTTACGAGGCCGGGAACGTGCTCTGGAAGGTCCACGCGCTACAGGACCGGACCAGTCCAGAGGAGCACGCCGAGTTCGTGTCCCTGATCCCGGATCTCCGACGGGAGATGGTCGTCCACGATCTCGACGAGATCGGCTTCGAAGCCGTGATGGATGTCGCAACGAGGACTGAATTGACGTTCTACGACGCCGCATATGTCGTGTGTGCGGAGGATCTGGAGACGACGCTCGTGACGGAGGATCGGGAACTGTGCGAGGTCGACTCGACGACGGTATCCACAACGCGGCTCAGAGATTTAAGTTGA
- a CDS encoding TatD family hydrolase, which produces MDELDTPVLDNHLHLDPERGRGMDAVRDFVRLGGTHLLVVNKPSWHLGVEPDEPEEFRQVFETTIEVVDEASSLLPGRAWPVLGVHPTLIGRLVDDRGFTPEAAAELMAGGLEVAAEFVAEGQALALKSGRPHYDAEPAIMDASNEVMKRAFELAVDLDCAVQLHTEGAEDLTEIAEWAEARGLDRTRVVKHYARGRLAGPVPSVMSEKDRLQVAADSDEPFLMETDFVDDPDRPGAVLGPKTVPRRVRWLLEEGHEEAVRRAHVETPALAYDIDTEATLGE; this is translated from the coding sequence ATGGACGAACTCGACACGCCCGTGCTGGACAACCACCTGCATCTCGATCCCGAACGGGGGCGGGGGATGGACGCAGTCCGGGACTTCGTCCGGCTGGGCGGCACCCACCTCCTCGTGGTCAACAAACCCTCCTGGCATCTCGGCGTCGAACCCGACGAACCGGAGGAGTTTCGACAGGTGTTCGAAACGACGATCGAGGTCGTCGACGAAGCGTCCTCGCTGCTGCCCGGCAGGGCCTGGCCCGTCCTGGGCGTCCACCCCACCCTGATCGGTCGGCTCGTCGACGACCGTGGGTTCACCCCCGAGGCTGCGGCAGAGCTGATGGCCGGCGGGCTCGAGGTCGCCGCCGAATTCGTCGCTGAGGGACAGGCGCTCGCGCTGAAGTCCGGCCGACCACATTACGACGCGGAGCCGGCGATCATGGACGCCTCCAACGAGGTGATGAAACGCGCATTCGAACTCGCGGTCGACCTCGACTGTGCGGTCCAGCTCCACACCGAGGGCGCCGAGGACCTCACCGAGATCGCCGAGTGGGCCGAAGCGAGGGGTCTCGACCGGACGCGCGTGGTGAAACACTACGCCAGGGGACGACTTGCGGGTCCGGTCCCGAGTGTGATGAGCGAGAAAGACCGCCTGCAGGTCGCTGCCGACTCCGATGAACCGTTCTTGATGGAGACCGACTTCGTCGACGATCCCGACCGACCGGGGGCGGTACTCGGGCCGAAAACCGTCCCACGCCGGGTCCGGTGGCTGCTCGAGGAGGGCCACGAGGAGGCCGTCCGGCGCGCACACGTCGAGACGCCGGCGCTCGCGTACGATATCGACACCGAAGCCACGCTTGGGGAGTGA
- a CDS encoding DUF302 domain-containing protein: MTHTITTTVDAQFDDAVAEVTTLLEGEGFGILSTIDVQTTLKEKLDVDVDQYQILGACNPALAHRGLVEEPALGALLPCNVIVYEADDDIVVSAVDPQHLFDVTDNPELAEISTDVHERFERVITAVGERFASEGESQ; the protein is encoded by the coding sequence ATGACACACACCATTACGACGACAGTCGATGCACAGTTCGACGATGCGGTAGCTGAAGTAACAACGTTACTGGAAGGTGAAGGGTTCGGTATCCTCTCTACGATCGATGTCCAGACGACGCTGAAGGAGAAGCTCGACGTTGACGTCGATCAGTATCAGATCCTTGGAGCCTGCAATCCAGCGCTTGCCCACCGGGGGCTCGTAGAAGAACCGGCGTTAGGAGCATTGCTTCCGTGTAACGTCATCGTCTACGAGGCGGACGACGACATCGTTGTGAGTGCCGTCGATCCCCAACACCTCTTCGATGTCACCGATAATCCAGAGCTAGCGGAGATTTCGACAGATGTTCACGAGCGATTCGAGCGAGTGATCACCGCTGTTGGCGAGCGATTTGCATCCGAAGGTGAGTCCCAATGA
- the metX gene encoding homoserine O-acetyltransferase MetX, whose translation MTKRTTTGDDTMTEQTTTEQTTTTDAKPEGEPAADGGRRQETAHESDVVSVGEFTFECGESIPELEVAYETYGEFDGDNAVLVCHALTGSQNVARTPEADTGQAGQARAWWGDVIGAGKYVDTTEYYVVCANVPGSCYGTTGPSSAGPDGEPWGSDFPPVTVEDWTRAQRRLLDELGVGRLHAVLGGSVGGMNVLEWAKRYPDDVRRIVPVAAAPRLDAQCLGLDAAARRAIRADPNWNRGDYYGEDQEPPKRGLAIARQIGHVMYHSKASMERKFGRRTAGRETAANAGTDLFPQDHAGAYFPYREVESYLDYQAGKFVERFDANSYLYLTRAMDEYDLAADYGSDAAALAAFEGEALVVSFTGDWHFTVEQSAEVARAFRDGDVPVAHHVVESDHGHDAFLVEPENVGPPIRDFLAEGVDGKSVTDTVIDDS comes from the coding sequence ATGACGAAACGGACGACGACTGGGGACGACACGATGACAGAGCAAACGACGACAGAGCAAACGACGACAACGGACGCAAAACCGGAGGGCGAGCCTGCGGCCGACGGCGGACGCCGCCAGGAGACCGCCCACGAATCGGACGTGGTATCGGTCGGCGAGTTTACCTTCGAGTGCGGGGAATCGATTCCGGAACTGGAGGTTGCCTACGAGACGTACGGCGAGTTCGACGGCGACAACGCGGTGCTCGTGTGTCACGCGCTCACGGGGAGCCAGAACGTCGCGCGGACGCCGGAGGCCGACACCGGCCAGGCCGGGCAGGCGCGGGCCTGGTGGGGGGACGTCATCGGTGCGGGCAAGTACGTCGACACCACCGAGTACTACGTCGTCTGCGCGAACGTTCCCGGTTCCTGCTACGGGACGACCGGGCCGTCGAGTGCGGGCCCCGACGGCGAACCGTGGGGGTCGGACTTCCCGCCGGTGACCGTCGAGGACTGGACCAGAGCCCAGCGCCGGCTGCTGGACGAACTCGGCGTCGGGCGGTTGCACGCCGTGCTCGGAGGGAGCGTCGGCGGGATGAACGTCCTCGAGTGGGCCAAACGATATCCAGACGACGTCCGGCGGATCGTCCCGGTCGCGGCGGCACCGCGGCTCGACGCGCAGTGTCTGGGACTCGATGCGGCCGCCAGGCGGGCGATCCGGGCGGATCCGAACTGGAACAGGGGCGACTACTACGGCGAGGATCAAGAACCCCCAAAGCGCGGGCTCGCGATCGCCAGGCAGATCGGCCACGTGATGTACCATTCGAAGGCGTCGATGGAGCGAAAGTTCGGTCGGCGGACCGCCGGCCGGGAAACCGCAGCCAACGCCGGTACCGACTTGTTCCCGCAGGATCACGCCGGCGCGTACTTCCCGTACCGGGAGGTGGAATCGTATCTCGACTACCAGGCGGGGAAGTTCGTCGAGCGCTTCGACGCCAACTCGTATCTGTACCTCACGCGGGCGATGGACGAGTACGACCTCGCGGCCGACTACGGGTCGGACGCGGCGGCGCTGGCAGCGTTCGAGGGGGAGGCGCTGGTGGTGTCGTTTACGGGCGATTGGCATTTTACCGTCGAGCAGTCCGCCGAGGTGGCCCGGGCGTTCCGGGACGGAGACGTGCCAGTGGCCCACCACGTCGTCGAGTCGGATCACGGCCACGACGCGTTCCTGGTGGAGCCCGAAAACGTCGGGCCGCCGATCCGGGACTTCCTTGCGGAGGGAGTTGACGGCAAATCGGTGACCGACACCGTGATTGACGACTCATAA
- a CDS encoding type II toxin-antitoxin system CcdA family antitoxin, protein MSTTVSAKIPEDLKRELDESDVNISETIREALEAEVRQRRRQRLAERADAIRRSTGDGIETDEVVNLVREDRDDRAKREERNR, encoded by the coding sequence ATGTCCACGACGGTGTCGGCCAAGATTCCGGAGGACCTCAAACGAGAACTAGACGAGTCCGACGTCAATATCAGCGAAACGATCCGCGAGGCACTTGAGGCCGAAGTGCGTCAACGACGCCGACAGCGCCTCGCGGAACGTGCAGATGCGATACGACGATCGACGGGCGACGGGATCGAGACCGACGAGGTTGTCAATCTGGTGAGAGAGGACCGAGACGATCGGGCAAAGCGAGAGGAACGCAATCGATGA
- a CDS encoding SHOCT domain-containing protein produces the protein MNDGWGWGLFGGWGFLWLLLLVGIVALVVSVIGGTERSQNGDQPDRAHEELRKQYARGNLSDEEFEKRRRKLQPTTTVEDSN, from the coding sequence ATGAACGATGGCTGGGGTTGGGGACTGTTCGGTGGCTGGGGCTTTCTTTGGCTCCTGTTGCTCGTTGGAATCGTCGCCCTCGTCGTTTCTGTGATCGGCGGTACCGAACGATCACAGAACGGAGACCAGCCAGACCGGGCCCACGAAGAACTACGAAAACAGTACGCCCGCGGGAACCTCTCCGACGAGGAATTCGAGAAACGGCGGCGGAAGTTGCAACCAACTACGACCGTTGAAGATAGCAACTGA
- a CDS encoding DUF2150 family protein, which yields MTDDEPVETFYSEERWQNWIDRIREEDLDPEEEDSARLLLNLQDDAAIAVAKVLTAHEDGRIGDDRAAEEINDVREIVLEEVAIDDEDKLMLIDGVQTSLVPVFYAAEEFVIGGPVEEGTVEEYLRAAADAEREEDLDAALGYVVQAGTLVIDGAELDVQIAEDIDYGLVSEWINGLDSLQSALADPEVVDEE from the coding sequence ATGACCGACGACGAGCCCGTGGAAACGTTCTACTCCGAAGAACGCTGGCAGAACTGGATCGATCGCATCAGGGAAGAGGACCTCGACCCCGAAGAGGAGGACTCCGCGCGCCTGCTTTTGAACCTCCAGGACGACGCCGCGATCGCGGTCGCGAAGGTGCTCACGGCACACGAGGACGGCCGGATCGGCGACGACCGCGCGGCAGAAGAGATCAACGACGTCCGGGAGATCGTCCTCGAAGAGGTCGCCATCGACGACGAGGACAAACTCATGCTCATCGACGGCGTCCAGACCAGCCTCGTGCCAGTCTTCTACGCCGCCGAGGAGTTCGTGATCGGCGGCCCGGTCGAGGAAGGAACCGTCGAGGAATACCTGCGGGCGGCCGCCGACGCCGAACGCGAGGAGGATCTCGACGCCGCGCTCGGATATGTCGTGCAGGCGGGCACGCTCGTGATCGACGGCGCGGAACTCGACGTCCAGATCGCCGAGGACATCGACTACGGGCTCGTCTCCGAGTGGATCAACGGGCTCGACTCGCTGCAGTCGGCGCTGGCGGATCCGGAAGTTGTGGACGAAGAGTAA
- a CDS encoding NAD(P)/FAD-dependent oxidoreductase gives MHRVAIVGGGTGGTVLANRLASELRAEIEAGELEIRLISDTPDHVYKPMFLYVPFGKKTVDDAKRPLTELVDRRVNISIGEVVDVDTDRKNLSFADSSVLPYDQIVLATGANLESGSVPGLREGGNHFYGPEGAEQLRDELAEFTEGHLVLSVVGVPHMCPAAPVEFVLMVDDWLRQRGLREDIELTYTYPINRAHGLESIAEWASDLFEQRDITLEAFFNVEMVDTDEEVLETVEGKELPYDLLVAIPPHAGSDLVTDAGLGEDGWVDVDRHTLEATNAEDVYAIGDIADVPTSKAGSVAHYEAGVVADRIASRIRGAVPTATYDGKTVCFLEAGMDEATFIEFEYGEEPYVREPSKPLHWAKLGYNESYWLTARGLV, from the coding sequence ATGCACCGGGTCGCCATTGTCGGCGGTGGAACGGGCGGGACCGTGCTCGCGAACCGGCTTGCCTCCGAGTTACGGGCCGAGATAGAGGCCGGCGAGCTAGAGATACGACTCATCTCGGACACCCCGGACCACGTCTACAAGCCGATGTTCCTGTACGTGCCATTCGGGAAGAAGACGGTCGACGACGCGAAACGACCGCTCACGGAGTTGGTCGACCGCCGAGTGAATATCTCGATCGGCGAAGTAGTCGACGTCGATACGGACCGGAAGAATCTTTCATTCGCCGACAGCTCGGTGCTCCCCTACGATCAGATCGTGCTGGCCACCGGTGCGAACCTCGAGTCCGGGTCTGTCCCGGGCCTACGCGAGGGAGGCAATCATTTCTACGGTCCCGAAGGCGCCGAACAACTCCGGGACGAACTCGCCGAGTTTACCGAGGGCCACCTCGTCTTGAGCGTCGTCGGCGTGCCTCACATGTGCCCGGCTGCGCCTGTCGAATTCGTCCTGATGGTCGACGACTGGCTTCGCCAGCGCGGCCTGCGCGAGGACATCGAGTTGACCTACACGTACCCGATCAACCGGGCCCACGGCCTCGAGTCGATCGCCGAGTGGGCTAGCGATCTGTTCGAGCAACGGGACATCACCCTCGAGGCGTTCTTCAACGTCGAGATGGTCGATACCGACGAGGAGGTCCTCGAGACGGTCGAGGGGAAAGAGTTGCCCTACGACCTGCTCGTCGCGATCCCACCCCACGCGGGCAGCGACCTCGTTACCGACGCGGGACTGGGTGAGGACGGCTGGGTCGACGTCGATCGCCACACGCTTGAGGCGACAAACGCCGAGGACGTCTACGCGATCGGCGACATCGCGGACGTCCCGACGAGCAAGGCCGGCAGCGTCGCCCACTACGAGGCGGGCGTCGTCGCCGATCGGATCGCCAGCCGCATCCGCGGAGCGGTCCCGACCGCGACCTACGATGGCAAGACCGTCTGCTTCCTCGAGGCCGGGATGGACGAGGCGACGTTCATCGAGTTCGAGTACGGGGAGGAGCCGTACGTTCGCGAGCCGTCGAAGCCGCTCCACTGGGCGAAACTCGGCTACAACGAATCCTACTGGCTCACCGCACGGGGGCTGGTCTGA